The Silene latifolia isolate original U9 population chromosome Y, ASM4854445v1, whole genome shotgun sequence sequence ataataataaaatttataataataataataataaatataataataatactaataataataataataataataataataataataataataataataataaatataataataattatattaattataataataaaatttataataataataataataataataaatataataataataataataataataataataataataataaatataataatgataatattaaatataacaataaaaaaattaaaattaaaattaaaataataataataataataataataatataaataataataataataataacaacaataataataataataataataataataataataataataataataataataataacaacaacaacaacaacaacgacaacgacaacgacaacgacaacgacaacgacaacgacaacgacaacgacgacgacgacgacgacgacgacgacgacgacgacgacaacgacaacgacaacaacaacaacaacaacaacaacaacaacaacaacaacaacaacaataataataataatagtaataataataataataataataataataataataataataataacaacaacaacaacaacaacaagaataataataataataataataataataataataataataataaaaaatataataataataataataataataaatattattattattattattattataataataataataaatataataaatataataataatgataataattataataataatataataataataataataataataataataataataataataataataaatataataataataataataataattataataaatataataaatataataataattatattaattataataataaaatttataataaaataataatagtaataataataataataataatactaataataacaataataataacaacaacaacaacaacaataataataataataataataataataataataataataataataacaataataataataaatataacaataaaaaaaattaaaattaaaataataataataataataataataataataataataatataaataataataacaataataataataataataataataataataataataataataataataataataataataattataacaacaacaacaacaacgacaacgacaacgacaacgacaacgacaacgacaacgacaacgacaacgacaacgacaacgacaacgacaacgacaacgacaacgacaacgacaacgacaacgacaacgacaacgacaacgacaacgacaacgacaacgacaacaacaacaacaacaacaacaacaacaacaacaataatagtaatagtaatagtaataataataataataataataataataaataatagtaatagtaacaataacaacaacaacaacaagaataataataataataataataataataataataataatagaaataataataataactattataataaaaaatataataaatataaatataaatataataataataataataaatataataatagttatattaataataataataataataaaaataataataataatattaatattaataataataataataataacaacaacaacaacaacaataataataataataataataataataataataataataataataataataataataataataataataataataataataataataataacaataacaataatatataataataataaatataataataataataataatgatactaataataaataataataataataaataaaaataataataataataataataataataataataaatataataataattatattaataataataataaaaattataataataataataataataacaataataataataataataataataataataataatagtaataataataataaatataataataataaatataataataattatattaattataataatataataataataataataataataacaataataataacaacaataataacaacaataatctatctatctataaaaaataataaaacagaAACCTCAACCATCCTTACTTTCCCGCCTACTTACCCACAACCCAACAATACCACACCcaactaaattaattaattaattaaaaaaaaaatctcataCGTTGACTATAATCAGCACTTATCCTAAGTATCCTAAAATATTTCCTAGAATATAGTATCCTGGTAGACTTGATAATAGTAAAAGAATCCCTAAAATCTTGGTTTTCACCTCTTATACTGATAACAAAATTTTAGAGATCACATCAAAACCCTAAGTATTGTTCTAGACTCCTCATTATATATAAACGTTTAAACTACCTTCATTTTTACCCATCTTCCACAAGTTCATATACAAATATTACTCACTCTGCTACAATGGCAGCAAACAACAACTATGATGCTATTCAATCAATCACACCAGATAAGGAGACATGGCGCATCCGTGGACGAATTGTTTATGCATGGGAACAAGTTTACCCAAGTGGTGGAGAAAGTAATAACTTGGATTTTATACTCATGGACTCAGAGGTAACCCAAATTCTCTAATGACTTTTTAACAATTTACGACAAACTTAAATGACTGTTATTGACAACTTTATTCATTACTATAGGGAAGCAAAATACAAGCCACTATCCAAAAAAGATTGTTTTGGAAATTCAAGTCTTTGGTAACCGAGGGTGAGATCCGATATTTGGCAAATTTTCGAGTAAGCCAAAATATTGGAGAATACAGACCTACCAAACATACATACAAGATAGTATTCACCTCAGGAACTACATTTGCATCATCCACCAACACCATCATTCCTGAAAATTGCATTGAGTTTGCATCGTTCAAGGACATCACACATAATAGACTCGACACAAACTACTTAATTGGTGCGTTTCCATACTCTTATTTTCATATAAATCCATCGACAAATTCAAACAAGACAAATTCAAACAAAACACTGTATGCTAATTTTATATGTATACAGATATCATTGGTCAACTTCATGGGAAAAGTCCATTGGAGGAACCAAACAAGAAGAAAAAATTGCGTCTTGAGTTGATTGATGATGAGTAAGTATTTCTAATTAAATTCTTCAAATAACACTATTACAGTATTGTCTttcacaacaacaaaaaaaaaaaaaaaaattacagtaCTGAACATCATCACAAACATTTGGCTACACAGGAATCAGAAATTGATATGTACCTTATGGGAATCTTTAGCAATTGATACGTTCAACATCCTTTCCAAATACGACGAGGACCCTACATATCACCCTATTATCATCGTCCGCTTTGCCAAGATTAAACCATTCAAAGGTATGTTAAAAAAATACCTTACAATCTTATTTAAAAATCTCATAGCTAAtattattacattctaattaatgCAGACTCGGATGTATCTAATACAATTTGTTCAAGAGTCATGATTGATGCTGAGATCCCTGAAGTCCGTGATTTCATAAAGAGGTATTGTTTTAATATAACGTCAATTTGTTAATGACGTACATATGCTCTCTAACAAATTTAAGATTAGATACATCACAAGTTGTTCACCACATCTTACCAGGATGGGAAGTGGATGTAGAACATCGGTGACATTGACACATCTTTCAAGTCACTCGACACAATTGCGGGGCGAGCTACTAGAACCAAATACAAGGAGGACAATTGACGAAATTAGAGAAAGCCAAGAGGTTATACAATCAACCACTCCACTAAGAACTTTTTAAAAAAATCAGATCATATTATGACAACCATTCATCTTCTTAATACTCTTGATCTGGCCATACTTCTAAGCAGGAAGGATACTATGTAACCTTAGCCACTGTGAAAGGGTTTGACACCAAATATAAATGGTTTATAGAGAGTTGCAAGACATGTAAATCAAATGGGAGTTGGATGACAAAGGGAAATGGGTTTGTAATGCCAAATGTGAAGGATATGCAAAATTTGTGGTACTCGGTATCCCTCTTTGATATACAATAATTTACTGCGAAAAGACCATCTAAGCATATAAAAATATCCCATCCAAGTCTATCACATTTtttaaaaactattttttttCCCCGTAAATATCACAGTACAAAGTAAGGGTTAATGTAGTAGATCATACTGGAAATGCGACATTTATATTATTTGATTCCCAAGTCTCGAATTTGATACAACAATCAAGCTAAAGACTTAAGAGATAACCAACTTCAGGTATACACCTATCCTTCAATTAAATTGTTTCTACCCAAAGATCAACTAGCAGCTACGATTTTTGAATGTAGATTACGATTTTTTAATGCATTATACCTGTTCAATGAGTATGGTTATCCATATACTATTACTACAAAGCGTACAACCTTATATCATGACAACAAAAGTTGAAAACTAACCATTTATAATTTTGTTGTACAGCACGGGGATCCAGATGCTTATCCGAGTGAACTTGATGCACTACTTGATCGAAAGTTCATCTTTAGGATCAAAGTTCATCCGAAGTACAATCTTACCAAGGGCTGGGATTCATATAGTGTTAACAAGCTTTCTGAAGATCCCGTTCTTATCGAGAAATACATAGGAACCTGCAAAACAATACCGGTACGTTTTAGAAAATAAATAACCATAGCCATATTAGTTCATGGATAAAAATATAATAGGCACTAATTATTATTATATACATCAGGGAAATGATTTGGAGGCGGATTCCCGCGAAGAAAGTGGCTTAGAGAATGATAAAGGAAAGGTGCGATAATAGAAAACCATCAACTTTACACTATAAAATACATAAAGATTTATCTCATCAACTCACATTCAACATGAAGTCATCTTATCAAATGCTTTATTTGCAGGAGTCCGTGCAAAGCACTGCAGAACATGAATCCACAAGTACCTCCTCGAACCTCACTCCTACAAAGCGCATGGCCGAATCTGGTGAAGATGATGTCCAGCTCAGTACAACCAAAAAACATGTGTCCGTGAAGGTGGAAGCCATTGGAAAGTGATGCATTTATCAAGCTAAAAAATAATTTTTAGTTTTAAGTTAGTTGGATTTCCCTTATGATTTCGATGTTTAATAATGTTGTTTGTTTATTAGAGATAACAAACAGTTGTTAGATCATTTTTTTTAAGGTTTTGCATTTCAGCAATTCTAGATGTACTTTACATATCAGTTTTATGAAGGTTTTGGAATTCAGCAATTTTAAATGTACTTGAAATCTAGAATAATTTACAAGTACGTTACTTATTTTACACTGTTAGCTATATTGTCACTTATTTTCATGTGACCGAACAACTTGCTGGTAACATGATGATTTCTGTGGCCCTAGGCAAACAATAATATGATCAGCTCTGATAGATGACCAGCAGCCCACTTGGCCCGTTACTGACTTACTTCTAACATGGTGATTTTTCTAACTCAAAAGATACTCAGTTAAGCAACTCAggttaattcaaacacaaatagCCCAACAAGAAACTACAACTACTCAAGTACGTTGATTGATTTGCAGGTCAAGCAACAACTACTTACAAGGCTACATAGTTTCAATACTGCAAACATCAACAAACATCATGCTGATAAACTAAATTAAATTATTCTGAGTAGGACCCAGCAAAAAGATAAAGAAAGGAACATTACACTTTCAAATATTTATTAAGAAGTATCATATTGATTTGCTAACATTAAATCAAAACTAACTTTGACTAGAAACTCACAGATATCAATATTGCATTAGTAACCATTTAACAGGAAATCAGGGATAGTATTATACTATTATATATATTTGGATTATTCCAGAATATCAAAAGATGTGTTCTTATATATTgagattttcttttttttttgtaactGTGTCGTTCACCCTTAAGTGTTTTCACTCAACTTCTATCAGCAAAGTAAAAGGATCCTTCTATAATGAACCCAACAAAATCAAAAGCAGCCAGACAAATTAGTCGTCTGATAATAGCCACAAAGAAACAACGATTGACATACGGAGATCAAGGTAATTTCACTGCTATATACATCATCAAATTTCCGTGATTATATTAGTTATTGTATATTTCAGATCACTTATATAAAAAATTTGTATTTCTGACCTTTCTTATAGACAACGAGAATACGAATTGTGATCAAAATGTTGCAACCCCGTGTTTGAGATCACAGGAAACCCTACGAACTCCTTTGATAGACATTTCGAATGGTGAGCCCCAAATCAATAATATTTCACATTATGTTTATACAGTCTTATCTTACATATCATAGTGGGAATTATAGCACTTACCGCTCCTCTGGACATTGTCTTCTCTTTTTGTTATTAAGGACAACATCAACAACCGCGACCTGATCACCGAAATTTATCAGTGGGAAACCTAACTCCACATGCCGCTCTTTCCTCTAGCAAGGGTTTATCATCTGTGTTATTTGGGAGCTCCCCTTTACGCCCTGGAAAGCATGTCATCCAAAATAAAAAGGTTACACAATGTGTTACAAGAAACTTACTCAATTCAATTGAATTGTCAGGAAACACAAACAACTCAGGTATATATTAACTATTAACCGATTCATAATCGATTGTCTATAACTCCACATGTTAATATCACTCAAGTCTTATTTAGTTCTAACAACAATCATCAATTCCTtttaatttcaatttaatttaaacaGGTCAGAAAACAACATATTCGTCCAATAAAGCTGGATGTCAAACAACATACGAACAAGGTACGTTCTTATATACAGTTTGTTACGAGACAAGTAAAATAAGACTGTTTTTAATACATATGAAAAAACTCGATTGGATTATCATGATGAGTTATACCAACAACACAGGAGAATGTAGCAACAATGTCTTAAATGGAACACAATTGGAAGATCATGGGTTACAATACAATAATGACCATGGAGGTAACATATGTACCTATAATACTATTCGTTCAGTAGTATCTTATTATTTCACACGCTAACATATGTTCCTATATtccagatgacgatgatgaacTACAGGAAGGTAATAATAATTTCGCCGGTAATTGTTAAATTTATATAACATAAATATACACCTACTAACCTTTATTGTTTTCCTTCTTACGCGCGAAAGGAGCTGATTTAAACTTATTTGGTGAAGGTATTGTTTTTTATGGCATAACTAGGCATCTTATACCTTCATACTTTAGGGGTTTCCATATCTATCTACCCTTAATAACCTATATTAACTTAGTCTCATCTTTTCATTTATCTAGAATATTGGGATATTGGAGATCCAACATGGTGTTGTGAGTCATGTGAATCAATGATGTGGTACGATGAAAGGGTCAGGAAAGATAGAAAGACCTCCAACCCAAAATTCTCACTCTGTTGTATGCAAGGTAAAGTGGAGCTACCGTTTCTAAAAAAGCCCCCTGCAACACTCACGAACCTCCTTAGTAAAAATGATGCTAAAAGCAAGGACTTTATTAACAACATTCGAGCCTACAACATGATGTTTTCCTTTACATCAATGGGTGGAAAGATTGATAGAACCATCAATCAAGGCCGATCTACTTACACATTTAAACTACATGGCCAAAACTACCACAACATAGGGAGCCTACTGCCTATGGAAGGCGCATCCCCAAA is a genomic window containing:
- the LOC141627274 gene encoding replication protein A 70 kDa DNA-binding subunit B-like, which encodes MAANNNYDAIQSITPDKETWRIRGRIVYAWEQVYPSGGESNNLDFILMDSEGSKIQATIQKRLFWKFKSLVTEGEIRYLANFRVSQNIGEYRPTKHTYKIVFTSGTTFASSTNTIIPENCIEFASFKDITHNRLDTNYLIDIIGQLHGKSPLEEPNKKKKLRLELIDDENQKLICTLWESLAIDTFNILSKYDEDPTYHPIIIVRFAKIKPFKDSDVSNTICSRVMIDAEIPEVRDFIKRMGSGCRTSVTLTHLSSHSTQLRGELLEPNTRRTIDEIRESQEEGYYVTLATVKGFDTKYKWFIESCKTCKSNGSWMTKGNGFVMPNVKDMQNLWYSYKVRVNVVDHTGNATFILFDSQVSNLIQQSS